Below is a window of Terriglobia bacterium DNA.
ACACGGAACAGGGCTCATATCTGGCGCTGGAGCCGCGGCTGGCCAAGGACTTCATGCAGCGCATCCGACGCACCGTGGAGTCGGTTGCCGGCAGCAAGAATCCCATTCTGTTGTGCTCGGCAAATGTCCGCATGTATGTCCGTCAGCTGATCGAGCGCTACCTGCCGGCTGCCACGATTCTGTCACACAACGAGATCCCGCCCAATGTCCGCGTCACTTCGGTAGGAATGGTGAGCTAGGATGAAGATAAAGACTTTCTATGCCAGGACAATGGCAGAGGCCCTCCGAAGCGTCAAGGAAGAGTTCGGCAGCGATGGGCTGATCCTGTCCACCAAAGAGGCCCCCGCCCGGTCCTCATCATGGTTCCGCGCAAAGCCGGGTGTCGAGGTTGTGGCTGCCATCGACACTGGAAGCGATTCTGATGCCGATCTGTTCGCCCCGACTCATCAGGATGCCGCCCAGGCAGGCGCCGCGGCGCTGGAGGCTCAGCACCGGCTACCAGGGCCGAAGGTTGACAAAGAATACAGTGAAATGCGCCGTGCCTTGTACTCACTGGCTCGACCGACGATCCCTTCCGCCTCTCTGTTCTCCGATGCGGCGGCTTATGAGCTCTACCAGGCGCTGGTGACAAATGAGGTCGACGAGTGGCTGGCCTACAAACTGCTCGACGAGGCCCAGCTGAATCTTGCCCCCGAGGAACGCGGTCAGAAACCTGCCCTTGCCAAGGCCGTGACCGATGTTGCCCGGGGGCTGATTCGTACGGATGCTGCGGGCGACGGGCTGCCGTCCAGGAAAGTGGTTGCTTTTGTGGGACCCACCGGTGTCGGCAAGACCACGGCGGCGGCAAAGCTGGCTGCATGCCTCGCGCTGGAAAAAAAGAAAAAAGTCGTCTTGCTGACCACAGACACCTACCGCATCGGCGCCGTCGAGCAACTGAAGACCTATGCAGGACTCACGGGCCTGCCGTTCCGTGTTGTGGCACAGACTTCCGACCTGCCGCAAGCGATCCGCGAGCACACCCAGCGCGATTTCATCCTCATTGATACCACCGGACGCAGCCAGCGCGACCTGGCGGCGGTGCAGGACCTGATGCAACTCCTGCAGCGGTCGACTGAGATCGAGCGCCACCTCGTGCTCAGTGCGACGACCAAGCCCCTCGACATGAGAGAGATCGTCGATCGCTTCGGAGTCTGTAATCCCGACTGTTTGCTTTTTACCAAGCTGGATGAAACGTCGACCTTCGGGCCGATTTTCAACGAACTGGTCCGCACGCAGAAGCCCCTGTCCTACATTGCGGACGGCCAGCGGGTCCCCGAAGATCTCCATGCCGTGCGCGGCGATCAGATCGTGGACATCGTTCTCAACGCCCATTGATTCGGAGCATCACTTGAAGAGCATGCGCAAGCTGAATTGTCCCAGCACTACCGTGAGCAGCGAGGCAGATAAACCCGCCGCCGTGCCCGACCTGTCCCGGGGCAGACCCGCTAACCGCAGCCGACGCCCGGGCTGCCAAACCAGGATTCTGGCCGTGACCAGCGGCAAGGGCGGGGTGGGGAAGACCAACGTGGTGGCGAACCTCGCGGCCGGCCTGACCGAGATGGGGAAGCGGGTTGTGGTTTTGGATGCCGATTTCGGGCTCGCCAACATCGATGTTCTGCTGGGTCTGAACCCTCGCTTCCACCTGGGCCATGTGTTGTACGGCAAAAAGACGC
It encodes the following:
- the flhF gene encoding flagellar biosynthesis protein FlhF, yielding MKIKTFYARTMAEALRSVKEEFGSDGLILSTKEAPARSSSWFRAKPGVEVVAAIDTGSDSDADLFAPTHQDAAQAGAAALEAQHRLPGPKVDKEYSEMRRALYSLARPTIPSASLFSDAAAYELYQALVTNEVDEWLAYKLLDEAQLNLAPEERGQKPALAKAVTDVARGLIRTDAAGDGLPSRKVVAFVGPTGVGKTTAAAKLAACLALEKKKKVVLLTTDTYRIGAVEQLKTYAGLTGLPFRVVAQTSDLPQAIREHTQRDFILIDTTGRSQRDLAAVQDLMQLLQRSTEIERHLVLSATTKPLDMREIVDRFGVCNPDCLLFTKLDETSTFGPIFNELVRTQKPLSYIADGQRVPEDLHAVRGDQIVDIVLNAH